One window of the Nocardia terpenica genome contains the following:
- a CDS encoding class I SAM-dependent methyltransferase, whose protein sequence is MLRSDGTGPRPRFAHRATLRRSLRLLGSFRFEQTDPALFYGGIAADTADLVADFYRDRTGRDLTGAIVLDVGGGPGYFADEFAALGARYLPVEPDPTEMHAAGLSVPGAVRGSGMALPFRDAAVDVCISSNVAEHVPHPWRMAEEMLRVTKPGGLMILSYTVWLGPFGGHETGPWHYLGGEYAARRYRRRTGREPKNRFGTSLFAVRAADGMRWAERADARILATFPRYHPRWAWWLVRVPGLRELLVSNLVVVAAKR, encoded by the coding sequence ATGCTTCGATCCGACGGAACCGGACCGCGTCCCCGCTTCGCGCACCGGGCCACCCTGCGCCGATCCCTGCGCCTGCTCGGCAGCTTCCGCTTCGAACAGACCGATCCGGCCCTGTTCTACGGCGGCATCGCCGCCGACACCGCCGACCTCGTCGCCGACTTCTACCGCGATCGCACCGGCCGCGACCTGACCGGCGCGATCGTGCTGGACGTGGGCGGCGGGCCCGGGTACTTCGCCGACGAATTCGCCGCGCTCGGCGCGCGCTACCTGCCGGTCGAACCGGATCCGACGGAGATGCACGCCGCCGGGCTGAGCGTGCCGGGCGCGGTCCGCGGCTCCGGCATGGCGCTGCCGTTCCGGGACGCCGCCGTGGACGTCTGCATCTCGTCCAATGTGGCCGAACACGTGCCGCATCCGTGGCGGATGGCCGAGGAGATGCTGCGCGTCACCAAACCCGGTGGGCTGATGATCCTTTCGTACACCGTGTGGCTGGGCCCGTTCGGCGGGCACGAGACCGGGCCCTGGCACTACCTGGGCGGGGAGTACGCCGCGCGCCGCTATCGCCGCCGGACCGGCCGGGAACCGAAGAATCGCTTCGGGACATCGCTGTTCGCGGTGCGCGCGGCCGACGGAATGCGGTGGGCCGAGCGGGCCGATGCCCGGATTCTCGCCACGTTTCCGCGCTATCACCCGCGCTGGGCCTGGTGGCTGGTGCGGGTGCCGGGCCTGCGGGAGCTGCTGGTGAGCAATCTGGTGGTGGTGGCCGCGAAGCGGTGA